The genome window CTGCAGCAGTGAGGCGGTGATCATCAAAACATTTGAAACTTATGGAAACTATCGAAAAATCAATTGAGGTGGAGGCGCCCGTACGACAGGTCTACAATCAGTGGACGCAATTTGAAGAATTCCCGCACTTCATGGAAGGCGTGGAGGAAGTGCGTCAGTTGGACGACAAGCACCTGCACTGGGTGGCGAAGGTTGCGGGCCGCGTGAAAGAATGGGATGCCGAGATCCTCGAGCAAATCCCCGACGATCGCATCGCCTGGCGCAGTACGTCAGGAGCTCCGAATTCGGGCGTGGTTCATTTCCGCCCGGCCGACCAGAATCGCACGGTGGTGACCTTGCGCCTGAGCTATGAACCCGAGGGGGCGATGGAAAACATTGGCAGCGCCATGGGGGTGCTTTCCGGGCGGGTGGAAGCCGACCTGAGGAAGTTTAAGGACTTCATCCAGCATCGCGGCACCGAAACGGGTTCCTGGCGCGGCGAGATTCGGCACGGCGACCTGCGCGGCTCGGCATCGCTGGACGCAGCCGGAACTTCAGACACCAGCCGTCCGCCCGGTTCGACATCGCGCGGGCCGGAAACGAGTTTTCCGGGATAAGCCCGCGGCAGGGGTGCGTTCAGCACAATACCCCATATCGTCGTGCTTGACGCACTTTTACGATCACGCTGAGTTATTCACCCGCAAAGAAAGGAATTCTATGGAAACACGAAGTGAGACAGACATTGAACGATCAACAGAGAAGCTTTTGCAGGATCTGCGCGAAGTGGTGCAGGACGGTGAGGAACTGCTGAAAGCGGGGGCCGAAGATTTGAGTGAGCGCGGTAACGCGGCCCGGGAGAAGCTTGCGGCGGCACTGGAAGTGGCGCGTGAGACCCAGCGGCGCTTGCAGGAGCGCGCAATGGAGGGGGCGAAGGCTGCAGACCGAATGATCCGCGAGAATCCCTATCAATCCATTGGCGTTGCATTCGGCCTTGGTCTTTTGATCGGCGTCCTCGCAGGCCGCCGTTAACCCGCAACTGCCATGAACCGATCGCATGACGATACAGGCCCTGGCCTGAGCACGCTGGTGCGGAAGACGATGGCGACAGGATTGGGTGCGCTGCAAAACCGCGGCGAACTGTTCATGGTCGAGTTGCAGGAGGAGAAGGCGCGTTTGATTCAGCTGATCATCCGCGGGGTTCTGGC of Verrucomicrobiia bacterium contains these proteins:
- a CDS encoding DUF883 domain-containing protein; protein product: METRSETDIERSTEKLLQDLREVVQDGEELLKAGAEDLSERGNAAREKLAAALEVARETQRRLQERAMEGAKAADRMIRENPYQSIGVAFGLGLLIGVLAGRR
- a CDS encoding SRPBCC family protein, which gives rise to METIEKSIEVEAPVRQVYNQWTQFEEFPHFMEGVEEVRQLDDKHLHWVAKVAGRVKEWDAEILEQIPDDRIAWRSTSGAPNSGVVHFRPADQNRTVVTLRLSYEPEGAMENIGSAMGVLSGRVEADLRKFKDFIQHRGTETGSWRGEIRHGDLRGSASLDAAGTSDTSRPPGSTSRGPETSFPG